The Flavobacterium piscisymbiosum genome includes a region encoding these proteins:
- a CDS encoding penicillin-binding protein: protein MAVDDKNISYRIYLVAVFIFVMAIAIVVKLTNIQWVEGDYYRKLAKQRTVRNFVIPANKGNIYSADGSLLATSIPNYEIRFDAKAPKTETFEKYVKALSDSLATVLDKPGSYFEKDLRKARANKNRYYLIARKLSYTEYVKIKGFPLFNLGAFKGGIIIEQETVRKHPIGKIAERTIGYDKIDPATGVEVGKGIEWAFKDYLNGKDGKILKQKIAKGQWKPIRDLNEVDPIDGYDVISTIDVFIQDIAHHALLKQLEEYEADHGCVVVMETETGHVKAISNLGRAEDGSYYETTNYAVAESHEPGSTFKLVDLMAILDDKVADTSTVYDSHNGQVKYYGRSVTDSHRAGYGKVTLARGFELSSNTVMVQAVYEAYKNNPSKFVNHIKSYGLDKPLGLHFKGEGRPYIPQPGDKHWSGVSLPWMAFGYGVSVTPMQTLAFYNSVANNGVMVKPQFVSEIKEWNKTIKKFDVEVINPRVCSPETIKKLKAVLANVVKKGTGSKLYSKDFSMAGKTGTAQVNYGGKEGKSALYYASSFVGYFPADHPKYSCIVVVHKPNTSKNNYYGADVAGPVFKRIAQKIFTDAPSTNKIKKLDSKISKQEISYEKYDIESRKKSSQIPDLKGMPGMDAIALLENLGLKVKVNGVGKVKKQSLQAGENISKNTTIVLELS, encoded by the coding sequence ATGGCAGTAGACGATAAAAATATATCCTACAGAATTTACCTCGTAGCAGTTTTCATCTTTGTGATGGCAATTGCTATTGTTGTTAAGTTAACCAATATTCAATGGGTTGAAGGAGATTATTATAGAAAACTGGCGAAACAGCGTACAGTTAGAAATTTTGTGATTCCGGCAAACAAAGGAAACATTTATTCTGCTGACGGAAGTTTATTGGCAACATCGATCCCTAATTATGAGATTCGATTTGATGCCAAAGCGCCAAAAACAGAAACTTTTGAGAAGTATGTAAAAGCATTGTCAGATTCATTGGCAACGGTTTTAGATAAACCGGGAAGTTATTTCGAAAAAGATTTAAGAAAAGCAAGAGCCAATAAAAATCGTTATTATTTGATTGCCAGAAAATTGAGTTATACCGAATATGTAAAAATAAAAGGTTTTCCATTATTCAATTTAGGCGCTTTCAAAGGTGGGATTATAATCGAGCAGGAAACTGTTAGAAAACATCCAATAGGGAAAATTGCAGAAAGAACAATCGGTTACGATAAAATTGATCCTGCAACAGGAGTCGAAGTAGGTAAAGGAATCGAGTGGGCTTTTAAAGATTACCTAAACGGAAAAGACGGCAAGATTTTAAAACAAAAAATTGCAAAAGGCCAATGGAAACCTATTCGTGATTTAAACGAGGTAGATCCAATTGATGGTTATGATGTAATATCGACAATTGATGTTTTTATTCAGGATATTGCGCATCATGCTTTGTTGAAACAGTTAGAAGAATATGAAGCTGATCACGGTTGTGTAGTAGTAATGGAAACAGAAACGGGGCATGTAAAAGCAATTTCGAATTTAGGAAGAGCAGAAGACGGATCGTATTATGAAACTACAAATTATGCTGTAGCAGAATCTCATGAACCGGGATCTACTTTTAAATTAGTCGATTTAATGGCGATTTTAGACGATAAAGTAGCAGATACAAGTACAGTTTACGATAGTCACAACGGGCAAGTAAAATATTATGGTCGTTCTGTTACTGATTCGCACAGAGCTGGTTACGGAAAAGTTACGTTAGCGCGTGGTTTTGAACTTTCATCCAATACAGTAATGGTTCAGGCGGTTTATGAAGCTTATAAAAATAATCCATCCAAATTTGTGAATCATATTAAGAGTTATGGATTAGATAAACCATTAGGATTGCATTTTAAGGGAGAAGGAAGACCTTATATACCGCAACCTGGAGATAAACACTGGTCAGGTGTTTCGCTTCCGTGGATGGCATTTGGATACGGAGTTTCGGTTACGCCAATGCAGACTTTGGCTTTTTATAATTCAGTAGCCAATAATGGTGTAATGGTGAAACCGCAATTTGTGTCAGAAATTAAAGAGTGGAATAAAACCATTAAAAAGTTTGATGTTGAAGTAATAAACCCAAGAGTTTGTTCGCCTGAAACTATTAAAAAACTGAAAGCAGTATTAGCGAATGTGGTTAAAAAAGGAACAGGATCAAAGCTGTATTCGAAAGATTTTTCGATGGCTGGTAAAACAGGAACAGCTCAGGTAAATTACGGAGGAAAAGAAGGGAAGTCGGCATTGTATTACGCATCTTCTTTTGTGGGTTATTTCCCGGCAGATCATCCTAAATATTCTTGTATTGTAGTGGTTCATAAGCCTAATACATCAAAAAATAATTATTACGGAGCAGACGTTGCGGGACCGGTTTTTAAAAGAATCGCCCAAAAAATATTTACAGATGCACCTTCGACAAATAAAATTAAAAAACTGGATTCTAAAATTTCAAAACAAGAGATTAGTTACGAAAAGTACGATATAGAATCCAGAAAAAAGTCAAGTCAAATCCCTGATTTAAAAGGAATGCCAGGAATGGATGCCATTGCTTTATTGGAAAATTTAGGTTTGAAAGTAAAGGTAAATGGAGTAGGAAAAGTAAAAAAACAGTCTTTGCAGGCTGGAGAAAATATTAGTAAAAATACAACAATAGTATTAGAATTATCGTGA
- a CDS encoding response regulator transcription factor → MIKVCLADNHPVTHFGVKSYFKDHDQISIVANVGNFSMVRDILQTKEIDILILDLELEGLSSIFEVKSILKNFPKTKIVIFSDLAEQMYAPNAIKAGVSGYVHKTEKLETLGLSIIKVHEGKIIINETVRKNMALIAKQSKSERLYRKLSNREIEVLRYLSDGKKNNEISKILNLNEKTISTYKLRLLTKLNVTNLVDLVNKAKTLEII, encoded by the coding sequence ATGATTAAAGTATGTCTTGCAGACAATCATCCTGTGACTCACTTTGGCGTTAAGTCTTATTTTAAAGACCACGATCAAATTTCAATTGTTGCCAACGTAGGCAATTTTTCAATGGTTAGAGATATTCTTCAGACGAAGGAGATTGACATCCTAATTCTAGATCTGGAATTAGAAGGTCTTTCAAGCATCTTCGAAGTAAAATCTATCCTGAAAAACTTCCCAAAAACAAAAATTGTAATTTTTAGTGACCTCGCTGAACAAATGTATGCTCCAAATGCAATCAAAGCAGGAGTTTCCGGGTATGTGCACAAAACAGAAAAACTTGAAACTTTAGGTCTTTCTATTATTAAAGTACACGAAGGAAAAATTATCATCAATGAAACTGTACGTAAAAACATGGCCCTTATTGCTAAACAAAGCAAAAGCGAGCGTTTGTACAGAAAACTTTCAAATCGTGAGATTGAAGTTTTACGTTACTTAAGTGATGGTAAGAAAAACAATGAAATCTCTAAAATCTTAAACCTGAACGAAAAAACGATCAGTACTTACAAATTAAGATTATTGACTAAATTAAATGTTACTAATTTAGTTGACTTAGTTAACAAAGCGAAGACTTTAGAAATTATTTAA
- a CDS encoding RNA polymerase sigma factor has protein sequence MKIIHLHQEETEIIKLAVENNRQAQQQIYSRFSSKMLSVCRQYIKDIQLAEDVMITAFMKVFTNLNKFENKGSFEGWIRRIMVNECISYLRVQKKVKFVEDEIYVEESFNATDSQFSIDQIQFLIDALPDGYKMVFNLYAIEGYKHNEIAKMLGINEGTSKSQLSHARKMLQTQINILKKQDNGTE, from the coding sequence ATGAAAATTATTCATTTACATCAGGAAGAAACCGAAATTATAAAGTTGGCTGTCGAAAATAATCGACAAGCACAACAGCAAATTTATAGTCGGTTTTCCTCGAAAATGCTAAGTGTTTGCCGACAGTATATAAAAGACATTCAACTGGCAGAAGATGTAATGATAACGGCTTTTATGAAAGTGTTTACCAATTTAAACAAATTCGAAAATAAAGGAAGTTTTGAAGGCTGGATTCGCCGAATCATGGTTAACGAATGTATATCGTATTTAAGAGTTCAGAAAAAAGTAAAATTTGTTGAAGATGAAATTTATGTCGAAGAAAGTTTTAATGCAACCGATAGTCAGTTTTCAATAGATCAGATTCAGTTTTTAATAGATGCTTTACCGGACGGATATAAAATGGTTTTCAATTTATACGCCATCGAAGGATACAAACACAATGAAATTGCAAAGATGTTAGGGATTAATGAGGGAACATCAAAATCGCAATTATCGCACGCCAGAAAGATGCTGCAAACACAGATTAATATTTTAAAAAAACAAGATAATGGAACCGAATAA
- the nadE gene encoding NAD(+) synthase, which produces MAKKSTIQTEKVNIHIVEWLKNYANNAKANGFVIGISGGVDSAVTSTLCAQTGLQVLCVEMPIHQAPNQVLRGREHIEQLKKRFPNVLDVKTDLTDTFEAFKTAVPTTKDSTKVNLSLANTRARLRMTSLYYLAGIHGLLVAGTGNKVEDFGVGFYTKYGDGGVDLSPIADLMKSDVYALGEFLTIPESILTAAPTDGLFGDNRTDEDQLGASYDELEWAMLAAESGKTPADFIGREKSVFEIYKRLNTSNKHKMDPIPVCIIPKTLK; this is translated from the coding sequence ATGGCTAAAAAAAGTACCATTCAGACAGAAAAAGTAAATATCCACATTGTAGAGTGGCTAAAAAATTATGCTAACAATGCAAAAGCAAACGGATTTGTAATTGGAATTTCAGGCGGAGTTGACTCTGCGGTAACTTCTACCCTATGTGCTCAGACGGGTTTACAGGTTTTATGTGTAGAAATGCCAATTCACCAGGCGCCAAATCAAGTTTTAAGAGGAAGAGAACATATTGAGCAACTAAAAAAGCGTTTTCCGAACGTTTTGGATGTAAAAACTGACTTAACTGACACTTTTGAAGCTTTTAAGACTGCTGTGCCTACTACAAAAGATTCAACAAAAGTTAATTTATCGTTAGCAAACACTCGTGCACGCCTGAGAATGACCTCTTTATATTATTTAGCCGGCATTCATGGGCTTTTAGTAGCAGGGACTGGAAACAAAGTAGAAGATTTTGGTGTAGGATTTTATACTAAATATGGAGACGGCGGAGTCGATTTAAGTCCAATTGCCGACTTAATGAAGTCGGATGTTTATGCTCTTGGTGAATTTTTAACGATTCCGGAGTCAATTTTAACAGCTGCACCAACAGATGGATTATTTGGTGACAATCGTACCGATGAAGACCAATTGGGCGCAAGTTACGATGAACTTGAATGGGCGATGTTGGCCGCGGAGTCAGGAAAAACGCCAGCTGACTTCATTGGGAGAGAAAAATCTGTCTTTGAAATTTATAAACGTTTAAACACCAGCAACAAGCATAAAATGGATCCAATTCCGGTTTGTATAATACCAAAAACGTTAAAATAA
- a CDS encoding FtsL-like putative cell division protein, with amino-acid sequence MKSGVFGILKARFLLNDDAVKNWRFIVFIILLAILMIANTQRYEQKVFEIAKISNEVKELRSEFVDRRSELMKLKMESTISDKMLEKQIFPSTVPPVKIEVTKEEEKSFFKRIWQ; translated from the coding sequence ATGAAAAGTGGAGTATTTGGCATATTAAAAGCAAGATTTCTGTTAAACGATGACGCGGTGAAGAACTGGAGGTTCATTGTTTTTATAATTCTGCTTGCTATACTAATGATTGCCAATACACAGCGATACGAACAAAAGGTTTTTGAAATTGCAAAAATAAGTAATGAAGTAAAAGAATTACGATCTGAATTTGTGGATCGCCGTTCAGAATTAATGAAGTTGAAGATGGAATCAACGATATCGGATAAAATGCTTGAAAAACAAATTTTCCCATCAACGGTTCCTCCGGTTAAAATAGAAGTAACAAAAGAAGAAGAAAAAAGTTTCTTTAAAAGAATATGGCAGTAG
- the dnaG gene encoding DNA primase, giving the protein MISQATIDSVFETARVEEVIGDYVNLKRAGSNYKGLSPFSDERSPSFMVSPAKGIWKDFSTGKGGNSVKFLMEHSQFTYPEAIRYLARKYNIEIEETEQTDAEKAMTDVRESMYLVSEFAKDYFNKTLLNSEEGKAIGLSYFKERGFTNETIKKFSLGYSPETWDALTKEALGKGYKLEFLESTGLTIAREDRPFDRFKGRVMFPIESMSGRVLGFGGRILTNDKKAAKYLNSPESDIYHKSKVLYGIFQAKQSIAKQNNCYLVEGYTDVIQFNQAGIENVVASSGTALTPDQIRLINRLTRNITVLFDGDAAGLRASVRGIDLILEEGMNVRVCAFPDGEDPDSFARKTSHDDLVAYLEENSKDFIQFKASLLMKEAKNDPIKKADLIRDMVVSISKIPDRIQREIYTQECARIMDISEQVLVSTLAQLIQKDLTEASKKQKQEQKPFEVFRNQTPNQGSFSGGDPEDPRNGPPEDYYPGEPGYPVSEPAEKVDILYRLERKVIEILLLYGDKTEEFEDVLLKNNDEGEVVMVSEMRAYKVYQRIYLSLQEDEVELSNNLFRDIFTDLIGFYNQHEKFSLEQYLMRLQPDFAQEVTDILMEDERLTLHDWEGQNIFSKMKHETIAQYVTETIMSMRWFLVGKIIEELKSSIKPDNSDNTELLSMVVDYSKLVNAFSKKLGRVMSRYH; this is encoded by the coding sequence TTGATTTCACAAGCTACTATTGATTCTGTTTTTGAAACTGCTCGTGTAGAGGAGGTTATTGGTGATTATGTTAATTTAAAACGTGCCGGGAGTAATTACAAAGGATTAAGTCCGTTTTCAGATGAGCGCTCTCCGTCGTTCATGGTTTCGCCTGCAAAAGGAATCTGGAAAGATTTTAGTACAGGAAAAGGAGGGAATTCTGTCAAGTTTTTGATGGAGCATTCCCAATTTACCTATCCGGAAGCCATTCGATACTTGGCCAGAAAATACAATATTGAAATTGAAGAAACAGAACAAACAGATGCTGAAAAAGCAATGACGGATGTTCGAGAAAGTATGTACCTGGTTTCTGAATTTGCAAAAGACTATTTTAATAAAACACTTTTAAATTCAGAAGAAGGAAAAGCAATTGGACTTTCTTATTTTAAAGAAAGAGGTTTTACCAATGAAACCATCAAAAAGTTTAGTTTAGGATATTCACCGGAAACCTGGGATGCGTTGACCAAAGAAGCATTAGGTAAAGGATATAAACTCGAATTTCTGGAAAGCACCGGTTTGACCATTGCAAGAGAAGACCGTCCGTTTGACCGTTTCAAAGGTCGTGTCATGTTCCCGATAGAAAGTATGTCCGGACGTGTTTTAGGTTTTGGAGGACGTATTTTAACCAATGATAAAAAAGCAGCGAAGTACCTGAACTCGCCCGAAAGTGATATTTACCATAAAAGTAAAGTGCTTTATGGTATTTTTCAGGCCAAACAATCGATAGCCAAACAAAACAATTGTTATCTGGTTGAAGGTTATACTGATGTGATTCAGTTTAATCAGGCAGGGATCGAAAACGTTGTGGCTTCATCAGGAACCGCTTTAACGCCGGATCAGATTCGTTTGATCAATAGGTTAACAAGAAATATTACAGTGCTGTTTGACGGAGATGCTGCAGGATTACGTGCCTCTGTTCGAGGAATCGATTTGATTCTTGAAGAAGGAATGAACGTAAGGGTTTGTGCTTTTCCTGACGGAGAAGATCCTGACAGTTTTGCACGAAAAACTTCGCATGATGATCTTGTTGCTTATTTAGAAGAAAATAGTAAAGATTTTATACAGTTTAAAGCCTCACTCTTAATGAAAGAGGCTAAAAACGATCCTATAAAAAAAGCCGATTTAATTCGCGATATGGTCGTGAGTATTTCGAAAATTCCGGATCGTATTCAGCGTGAAATTTATACTCAGGAATGTGCCAGAATCATGGATATTTCTGAGCAGGTATTGGTGAGTACTTTGGCTCAGCTAATTCAAAAAGATCTTACAGAGGCTAGTAAAAAACAAAAGCAGGAACAAAAACCTTTTGAAGTTTTTAGAAACCAAACTCCAAACCAAGGCAGTTTTTCAGGAGGAGATCCTGAAGATCCAAGAAATGGGCCTCCGGAAGATTATTATCCGGGAGAGCCTGGATATCCAGTATCAGAACCTGCAGAAAAAGTAGATATTCTATATCGTTTAGAACGAAAAGTAATTGAGATTTTATTGCTTTACGGAGATAAAACAGAAGAATTTGAAGATGTGCTTTTAAAAAATAACGACGAAGGTGAAGTTGTAATGGTTTCTGAAATGAGAGCTTACAAAGTGTACCAGCGTATTTATTTGAGTTTGCAGGAAGATGAGGTAGAGCTTTCTAATAATTTGTTCCGAGATATTTTTACAGACTTAATTGGATTTTATAACCAACATGAAAAATTTAGTCTCGAACAATATTTAATGCGTTTGCAGCCTGATTTTGCTCAGGAAGTTACCGATATTTTAATGGAAGATGAGCGACTGACGCTTCATGATTGGGAAGGACAGAACATTTTTTCGAAAATGAAACACGAAACGATTGCACAATACGTTACAGAAACTATTATGTCTATGCGTTGGTTTTTGGTGGGTAAAATCATCGAAGAATTAAAAAGCTCTATAAAACCTGATAATTCAGATAATACAGAGCTTTTGTCTATGGTTGTCGATTACTCAAAATTAGTTAATGCGTTCTCGAAAAAACTAGGAAGAGTAATGTCGAGGTACCATTAA
- the rsmH gene encoding 16S rRNA (cytosine(1402)-N(4))-methyltransferase RsmH, with product MTTTMEYHNPVLLHPTVDGLNIKPDGIYVDVTFGGGGHSKEILRRLGPNGKLFAFDQDEDALANALPDERFTLINENFRFIKRFLRFHGVKSVDGILADLGVSSHQFDVPERGFSTRFDAELDMRMSQKNDLSAYRVVNEYEEQDLRRVFFDYGELKNAPLLARTIVEAREHYPIKTTDELKDVLAKFLPERIRNKVLAQIYQAIRIEVNQEMDVLKEFIEQSLEILNPGGRFSVISYHSLEDRLVKRFIKNGMFEGEPERDFFGNFSVPYKTIGKLIVPDDAEIKINNRARSAKLRIAEKI from the coding sequence ATGACGACGACAATGGAATATCATAATCCGGTTTTGCTTCACCCTACAGTTGATGGTTTAAATATTAAACCAGATGGCATATATGTAGATGTTACGTTTGGCGGCGGTGGTCATTCAAAAGAAATTTTGAGACGATTAGGGCCAAACGGAAAATTATTTGCTTTTGATCAGGATGAAGATGCTCTTGCAAATGCGTTGCCGGATGAACGGTTTACCCTGATTAATGAGAACTTTAGATTTATAAAAAGATTTCTACGTTTTCACGGTGTTAAAAGTGTAGATGGGATTTTGGCTGATTTAGGTGTTTCATCGCATCAGTTTGATGTTCCCGAAAGAGGATTCTCGACAAGATTTGATGCCGAACTCGATATGCGGATGAGTCAAAAAAATGATTTAAGTGCTTATCGTGTGGTTAACGAATATGAAGAACAGGATTTACGTCGTGTTTTTTTTGATTATGGGGAGTTGAAGAATGCACCACTTTTGGCCAGAACAATTGTAGAGGCGAGAGAGCATTACCCAATTAAAACAACAGACGAACTGAAAGATGTTTTGGCGAAATTTTTACCTGAAAGAATTCGAAATAAAGTTTTAGCTCAGATTTATCAGGCGATTCGAATTGAAGTAAATCAGGAAATGGATGTTTTGAAAGAATTTATCGAGCAGTCTCTTGAAATTCTTAATCCGGGCGGAAGATTCTCAGTAATCTCTTATCATTCTCTCGAAGACAGGCTGGTAAAAAGATTTATAAAAAACGGAATGTTTGAAGGAGAACCGGAACGCGATTTTTTTGGAAACTTTTCTGTTCCGTATAAAACAATAGGAAAATTAATTGTTCCTGATGATGCTGAGATCAAAATCAACAATAGAGCAAGAAGTGCAAAATTAAGAATTGCTGAGAAGATATAA
- the yihA gene encoding ribosome biogenesis GTP-binding protein YihA/YsxC, whose protein sequence is MKINTAEFIISNSEVAKCPQDFLPEYAFIGRSNVGKSSLINMLTNHKNLAKTSGRPGKTQLINHFKINNNWFLVDLPGYGYAKVSKKTKSVFQQFITDYFETREQLVCAFVLIDIRHEAQAIDIEFMSYMGESEIPFCIIFTKADKISKVKIDSHVAAYKKQMFANNWEEMPHYFVTSATEQTGKDDVLSYIDEVNQEVFKNNSQF, encoded by the coding sequence ATGAAAATTAATACCGCCGAATTTATTATCAGTAATTCTGAAGTTGCAAAATGTCCGCAGGATTTTTTGCCGGAATATGCTTTTATCGGAAGATCAAACGTTGGGAAATCTTCTTTGATCAATATGCTTACCAATCATAAAAATTTAGCAAAAACTTCAGGAAGGCCAGGAAAAACCCAATTGATTAATCACTTTAAGATTAACAATAATTGGTTCCTTGTCGATTTACCTGGTTATGGTTATGCTAAAGTATCAAAAAAGACAAAATCAGTTTTTCAACAATTCATTACAGATTATTTTGAAACCAGAGAACAATTAGTTTGTGCTTTTGTTTTGATTGATATTCGCCATGAAGCACAAGCAATCGACATTGAATTTATGTCGTATATGGGCGAAAGCGAAATTCCGTTTTGCATTATTTTCACCAAAGCTGACAAAATCAGTAAAGTAAAAATCGATTCGCACGTTGCAGCATACAAAAAGCAAATGTTTGCTAATAACTGGGAAGAGATGCCACATTATTTTGTGACTTCTGCAACAGAACAAACAGGAAAAGATGATGTTTTAAGTTATATTGATGAAGTAAATCAGGAAGTATTTAAAAACAACTCACAGTTTTAA
- the gldB gene encoding gliding motility lipoprotein GldB: MKIYRFVVVLCLFFLSCEQKTKVEKAVEEIPVDIKVERFDKVFFETKPEDLEKVKKQYPFFFPAGNDDTIWLKKMQDPLWKEVYTEVQKKYANFEPVRQEFNKLFQHVKYYFPKTKTPKVITVIGEMDYNAKAIYADSLVIVALELYLGKEHKFYEFPNYLKQNFEEKQIMPDVVSSFAFRNIPAFPDKNLVSQMIFEGKQLYAKDLLLPEYTDAEKIGYTPEQIKWSQENEAYMWRFFIESELLFSEDPKLNTRFIAPAPFSKFYLEIDNDSPGRIGAWLGWQMVRSYMKNNTNVTLPELLKTNAKEIFEQSKYKPKK; this comes from the coding sequence ATGAAAATTTATCGCTTTGTAGTGGTTCTGTGCTTGTTTTTTTTGTCCTGTGAGCAAAAAACCAAAGTAGAAAAAGCAGTCGAAGAAATCCCGGTTGATATAAAGGTAGAACGTTTTGATAAGGTGTTTTTTGAAACGAAACCGGAAGATTTGGAGAAAGTAAAAAAACAGTACCCTTTCTTTTTTCCGGCAGGTAATGATGATACTATCTGGCTTAAAAAAATGCAGGATCCTTTATGGAAAGAAGTATATACTGAAGTGCAAAAAAAATACGCCAATTTTGAACCTGTTCGTCAGGAATTTAATAAGCTGTTTCAGCATGTAAAATACTATTTTCCAAAAACTAAAACTCCTAAAGTAATTACCGTAATTGGAGAAATGGATTATAACGCTAAAGCGATTTATGCTGATAGTCTTGTAATTGTTGCTTTAGAACTCTATTTAGGTAAAGAGCATAAGTTCTATGAATTTCCAAACTATCTAAAACAGAATTTTGAGGAAAAACAAATCATGCCGGATGTAGTTTCTAGTTTTGCTTTTAGAAACATTCCTGCCTTTCCTGATAAAAATTTAGTTTCGCAAATGATTTTCGAAGGAAAGCAATTGTATGCAAAAGATTTGCTTTTACCTGAATATACAGATGCTGAAAAAATTGGCTATACGCCGGAACAAATAAAATGGAGTCAGGAAAATGAAGCGTATATGTGGCGCTTTTTTATCGAAAGCGAACTGTTGTTCAGTGAAGATCCAAAATTAAATACCCGATTTATTGCGCCTGCTCCGTTTTCTAAATTTTATTTAGAAATAGATAATGATTCTCCTGGACGAATTGGTGCATGGCTCGGATGGCAAATGGTACGTTCTTATATGAAGAATAATACTAATGTTACCTTGCCGGAATTATTAAAAACAAACGCAAAAGAAATTTTTGAACAGTCAAAATATAAACCTAAGAAATAA
- the gldC gene encoding gliding motility protein GldC — translation MSDTINSEIKFNIELDENRVPEKLTWSAQDGGVQAEEAKAIMLSIWDSKAKETMRIDLWTKDMPVDEMKIFFHQTLVAMSDTFKRATDDEKMSDTMKDFCDYFAEKLELAK, via the coding sequence ATGTCAGATACAATAAACTCAGAAATTAAATTCAATATAGAATTAGATGAAAACCGTGTTCCTGAAAAATTAACATGGAGTGCGCAAGATGGTGGTGTGCAGGCAGAAGAAGCAAAAGCTATAATGTTATCTATTTGGGACAGTAAAGCCAAAGAAACAATGCGTATTGATCTTTGGACAAAAGATATGCCGGTTGATGAAATGAAAATCTTTTTTCACCAAACATTAGTAGCGATGTCAGATACTTTTAAGCGTGCTACAGACGACGAGAAAATGTCAGATACGATGAAAGATTTTTGTGATTATTTTGCAGAAAAACTGGAACTTGCGAAATAA
- a CDS encoding alpha/beta fold hydrolase produces MDKHYKKEGKYSYYEAGEGTPIVILHGLMGGLSNFDAVAEYFPTKGYKVVIPDLPIYTQSILKTNVKSFAKYVKDFITFKGYDKVILLGNSLGGHIALYHTKLYPEKVAGLVITGSSGLYESAMGDSYPKRGDYEYIRKKAEDVFYDPKIATPELIDEVYATVNDRIKLIKTLTIAKSAIRHNMAKDLPKMTVETCIIWGKNDAVTPPNVAEEFDKLLPNSTLYWIDKCGHAAMMEHPQEFNTILEEWLVKTKL; encoded by the coding sequence ATGGACAAACACTACAAAAAAGAAGGCAAATACAGCTATTATGAAGCTGGAGAAGGAACTCCTATCGTTATTTTACATGGCTTAATGGGAGGCCTTAGTAACTTTGATGCTGTAGCAGAATATTTCCCAACGAAAGGATACAAAGTTGTTATCCCGGATTTGCCAATATATACTCAGAGTATTTTAAAAACTAACGTAAAAAGCTTTGCTAAATACGTTAAAGATTTTATCACTTTTAAAGGTTATGATAAGGTCATTTTACTAGGCAACTCATTAGGAGGTCACATCGCACTTTATCACACAAAACTATATCCTGAAAAAGTTGCAGGACTTGTAATTACCGGAAGCTCTGGTCTTTACGAAAGCGCAATGGGAGATAGTTACCCAAAAAGAGGCGATTATGAATACATCAGAAAGAAAGCTGAAGATGTATTTTACGATCCTAAAATTGCAACTCCGGAACTTATAGATGAAGTTTACGCAACGGTTAATGATCGTATCAAACTGATCAAAACCCTAACGATTGCCAAAAGTGCAATTCGTCATAATATGGCCAAAGATTTACCAAAAATGACAGTGGAAACCTGTATTATTTGGGGTAAAAATGACGCTGTAACTCCGCCAAATGTGGCCGAAGAATTTGACAAACTATTGCCTAATTCAACTTTATATTGGATAGACAAATGTGGACACGCTGCTATGATGGAACATCCTCAGGAATTCAACACAATTCTTGAAGAATGGCTCGTTAAAACGAAATTGTAG
- the mraZ gene encoding division/cell wall cluster transcriptional repressor MraZ has protein sequence MNTIVGTYECKVDAKGRLMMPAPLKKQLASSLQDGFVLKRSVFQPCLELYPMDEWNLMMQKINKLNRFVKKNNDFIRRFTAGVKMVEIDALGRLLVPKDLVAFSSISKDVVFSSAVNIVEIWDKDLYEKSISGEDMDFADLAEEVMGNINDDDNGIS, from the coding sequence TTGAACACAATTGTTGGAACATATGAGTGTAAAGTCGATGCTAAGGGGAGGCTAATGATGCCTGCACCCTTAAAAAAGCAATTGGCTTCATCTCTTCAGGACGGGTTCGTTTTGAAGCGCTCGGTTTTTCAACCGTGTTTAGAATTGTATCCAATGGACGAATGGAACTTGATGATGCAAAAAATCAACAAGCTGAATCGTTTTGTAAAAAAGAACAATGATTTCATTCGAAGATTTACTGCCGGTGTTAAGATGGTAGAGATTGATGCATTGGGAAGGTTATTGGTTCCGAAGGATTTGGTAGCTTTTTCAAGTATTTCTAAAGATGTGGTTTTTTCATCTGCGGTTAATATTGTGGAGATTTGGGATAAAGATTTATATGAAAAATCAATAAGCGGCGAAGATATGGATTTTGCAGATCTGGCCGAAGAAGTAATGGGAAATATTAATGACGACGACAATGGAATATCATAA